The proteins below are encoded in one region of Mycobacterium botniense:
- a CDS encoding type I polyketide synthase, with protein MADGAWVSHAEGVLRPGVVEPVADLSVWPPVGAAPVDVGDGYAGLAARGYGYGAAFRGLTALWRRGDEVFAEVALPEAAGGVGGFGVHPVLVDAALHALLMAGAEGAEGAVLVPFCWQGVSLHAAGASAVRVRVAPAGPSAVSIELADGLGLPVLSVAAMRARPVSAQQLRAAVSGVGPDRLFELVWSAVSAAAGAGVQSYELFESVPAEGPAGVAERTRQVLAVVQSWVAERDGGVLVVLTRGAVGLPGERVRDLAGAAVWGLVRSAQTEHPGRLVLADVDGPLDDAAVAAILGAGEPQVCVRGGRVYVPRVHASRAVDSVLVPPGDGPWRLGLSSAGTFENLILEPVPHADAPLQPGQVRVAVRAIAANFRDVMITLGMFTHDALLGGEAAGVVVEVGPGVTEFAVGDRVMGFFPDGSGTLVAGDVRLLLPMPADWSYAQAAGVSAVFMTAYYAFVHLAEVKAGQRVLVHAATGGVGMAAVQLARHLGLEVFATASRPKWDTLRAMGFDDDHIADSRTLEFEQKFRAVTGGRGVDVVLDSLAGDFVDASLRLVAPGGVFLEMGKTDIRDPAVVAQHHPGVRYRAFDLFEPGRVRMHQYLLELAELFDAKILKPLPVTVFDVRRAPAALRYLSQARHVGKVVLTMPDAWAAGTVLITGGTGMAGSALARHLVDRHGVRHLLLVSRRGPDAPGAAELVSELTQAGAHVRVVACDAADRDALAAVLADIPHQCPLSAVIHAAGIVDDAVITSLTPERLDAVLRAKVDAAWNLHELTRELDVSAFVMFSSLAGLVGSSGQANYAAANSYLDALAMYRRAHGLPATALAWGLWQQASTMTGGLADTDRARLSRGGVLGLPTAEALELLDTALIVDEPVQIAARIDLAALRAASATPGLVPPMFGDLIHAPARRHVDESLAATKSKSALAQRLHGLPDEEQHAVLLDLVRSHIATVLGNISPDAVDPDKAFQELGFDSLTAVELRNRLKAATGLSLSPTLIFDYPTPRGLATYIRTELAGVPQEIKHIPAARPAGDDPVAIVGMACRFPGGVDCPEALWEMLVEGRDVVSEFPTDRGWDLAGLFNPDPDVPGACYTRTGGFVDGVADFDPGFFGIGPSEALAMDPQQRMFLELAWEALERAGIDPMSLRGSATGVFAGIMTQGYGMFAAEPVEGFRLTGQLSSVASGRVAYVLGLEGPAVSVDTACSSSLVALHMAVASLRSGECDLALAGGVTVNATPDIFVEFSRWRGLSPDGRCKAFAGAADGTGFSEGGGMVVVERLSDAQRLGHPVLAVVRGSAVNQDGASNGLTAPNGPSQQRVVRAALANAGLSPAEVDVVEGHGTGTTLGDPIEAQALLATYGQNRSQPLWLGSIKSNMGHTQAAAGVAGVIKMVLALRHEWLPATLHVDRPSPHVDWSAGQVALLTEGRPWPAAGRVRRAGVSSFGISGTNAHVILEAARRSRRGPSRPRVRRCWRGWCRRKPRRVGAQAARLREFVGARPGLDALDVGWSLAGRSVFEHRAVVLGADREQLLAGLSQLAEGIPGAGVISGSAAPSGKTVFIFPGQGSQWLGMGKGLHAAYPVFAEAFDTVVAELDRHLLRPLREVMWGTDENLLNTTEFAQPALFAVEVALFRLLDSWGIRPDFVMGHSVGELTAAHVAGVLSLENAAVLVAARGRFMQSLTAGGAMVAVQATEEEVQPLLGADAGIAAINGPASVVISGAEAAVSAVAEQLRGQGRKVHRLAVSHAFHSPLMEPMVDEFGAVAAELAVGQPVIPIISNITGESAAHDFASADYWKRHIRQPVRFADSIRFAHSAGVTRFLEVGPTGGLTAAVAESLPDADPLLVSTLRKDRPEPDTLANAAAGVFVSGVGVDWRVVLAGGGFVELPTYAFERRRFWLAGDGASVDAAGLGLQAGASVGGCGGGVAGVWGGGVDGAAVGGGAGVVGRSCGVGGGGVSGCGVCGVGDPRR; from the coding sequence TTGGCTGATGGGGCGTGGGTCAGTCATGCCGAGGGGGTGTTGCGGCCGGGGGTGGTGGAGCCGGTGGCGGATTTGTCGGTGTGGCCGCCGGTGGGTGCCGCCCCGGTGGATGTGGGTGATGGGTATGCGGGGTTGGCGGCGCGTGGGTATGGCTATGGTGCGGCGTTTCGGGGGTTGACTGCGCTGTGGCGTCGTGGTGATGAGGTGTTTGCTGAGGTGGCGTTGCCGGAGGCGGCGGGGGGTGTGGGTGGTTTTGGTGTGCACCCGGTGCTGGTGGATGCGGCGTTGCATGCGTTGTTGATGGCCGGTGCTGAGGGTGCCGAGGGTGCGGTGTTGGTGCCGTTTTGTTGGCAGGGGGTGTCGTTGCACGCTGCTGGTGCCAGTGCGGTGCGGGTGCGTGTCGCGCCGGCGGGTCCGTCGGCGGTGTCGATTGAGTTGGCTGATGGGTTGGGGTTGCCGGTGTTGTCGGTGGCGGCGATGCGGGCTCGCCCGGTCAGTGCGCAGCAGTTGCGGGCGGCGGTGTCGGGGGTTGGCCCGGATCGGTTATTTGAGCTGGTGTGGTCGGCGGTGTCTGCGGCGGCGGGTGCGGGGGTGCAGTCTTATGAGCTGTTTGAGTCGGTGCCTGCTGAGGGGCCGGCGGGGGTGGCTGAGCGGACCCGTCAGGTGCTGGCTGTGGTGCAGTCGTGGGTGGCTGAGCGTGATGGGGGGGTGTTGGTGGTGCTTACCCGGGGTGCGGTGGGGTTGCCCGGTGAGCGGGTCAGGGATTTGGCGGGGGCCGCGGTGTGGGGGTTGGTGCGTTCGGCGCAGACCGAGCATCCGGGCCGGTTGGTGCTTGCCGATGTGGATGGGCCGCTCGATGATGCGGCGGTGGCGGCGATTTTGGGTGCTGGGGAGCCGCAGGTGTGTGTGCGCGGTGGGCGGGTTTATGTGCCGCGGGTGCATGCCAGTCGGGCGGTGGATTCGGTGCTGGTGCCCCCCGGGGATGGGCCCTGGCGGTTGGGGCTCAGCAGTGCGGGCACCTTCGAGAACCTGATCCTTGAACCGGTTCCCCACGCCGATGCCCCGCTGCAGCCCGGCCAGGTCCGCGTCGCCGTGCGCGCTATCGCCGCCAACTTCCGCGACGTCATGATCACCCTGGGCATGTTCACCCACGACGCTCTACTCGGCGGCGAGGCCGCTGGCGTGGTGGTCGAAGTCGGGCCCGGCGTCACCGAATTCGCTGTGGGCGACCGGGTGATGGGGTTCTTCCCCGACGGCAGCGGCACCCTGGTGGCCGGCGATGTCCGGCTGCTGTTGCCGATGCCCGCCGACTGGTCGTATGCCCAAGCCGCCGGTGTATCAGCGGTTTTCATGACCGCCTACTACGCTTTTGTGCACCTGGCCGAGGTGAAGGCGGGGCAGCGGGTGTTGGTGCATGCCGCCACTGGGGGGGTGGGGATGGCTGCGGTGCAGTTGGCCCGTCATTTGGGGTTGGAGGTTTTCGCGACCGCCAGCCGGCCTAAGTGGGACACGTTGCGGGCCATGGGTTTTGACGATGATCACATCGCCGACTCGCGCACGCTGGAGTTTGAGCAGAAGTTCCGTGCGGTCACCGGGGGGCGCGGTGTGGATGTGGTGCTTGACTCGCTGGCCGGTGATTTCGTGGACGCTTCGCTGCGGCTGGTCGCCCCCGGCGGGGTGTTTTTGGAGATGGGCAAGACCGATATCCGCGACCCCGCCGTGGTGGCCCAGCACCACCCCGGTGTGCGCTACCGCGCCTTCGACCTCTTCGAACCCGGCCGGGTGCGCATGCACCAGTATCTGCTCGAGCTGGCGGAGCTGTTCGATGCGAAGATCCTCAAGCCGTTGCCGGTGACGGTGTTTGATGTGCGTCGCGCGCCGGCGGCGCTGCGGTATCTGAGTCAGGCCCGTCATGTGGGCAAGGTGGTGCTGACGATGCCGGATGCGTGGGCGGCGGGCACGGTGCTGATCACCGGTGGCACCGGGATGGCCGGTTCGGCGTTGGCGCGTCATCTGGTGGACCGCCACGGGGTGCGGCACCTGCTGTTGGTGAGCCGGCGCGGCCCGGATGCGCCCGGCGCGGCGGAGTTGGTCAGCGAGTTGACCCAGGCCGGCGCTCATGTGCGGGTGGTGGCCTGCGACGCCGCCGATCGCGACGCCCTGGCGGCAGTGCTCGCGGATATTCCGCACCAGTGTCCGCTGTCGGCGGTGATCCATGCGGCCGGGATCGTCGACGACGCGGTGATCACCTCGTTGACGCCGGAGCGTCTTGATGCGGTGTTGCGCGCCAAGGTGGATGCGGCGTGGAATCTGCACGAGCTGACCCGGGAGCTGGATGTGTCGGCGTTCGTGATGTTCTCGTCGCTGGCCGGGCTGGTGGGCTCCTCGGGGCAGGCCAACTACGCGGCGGCCAACTCCTACCTCGACGCGCTGGCCATGTACCGGCGCGCCCACGGTCTACCGGCGACGGCGCTGGCCTGGGGCCTGTGGCAGCAGGCCAGCACCATGACCGGCGGCCTGGCGGACACCGACCGCGCGCGGCTAAGCCGCGGCGGCGTCCTGGGACTGCCGACCGCCGAAGCTCTCGAATTACTCGACACCGCTTTGATCGTCGACGAACCGGTCCAGATCGCCGCGCGCATCGACCTGGCCGCGCTGCGCGCCGCGTCGGCAACCCCGGGCCTGGTCCCGCCGATGTTCGGCGACCTCATCCACGCGCCGGCGCGCCGCCACGTTGATGAGTCGCTGGCCGCCACTAAATCGAAATCTGCGCTGGCGCAGCGTCTGCACGGGCTGCCCGACGAGGAGCAGCACGCGGTGCTGCTGGATCTGGTGCGCTCGCACATCGCCACCGTGCTGGGCAACATCAGCCCCGACGCGGTCGACCCGGACAAGGCGTTCCAGGAACTGGGCTTCGACTCGCTGACCGCCGTCGAACTGCGCAACCGGCTCAAAGCCGCAACCGGGCTGTCACTGTCACCCACCCTGATCTTCGACTACCCGACCCCCCGCGGCCTTGCCACCTACATCCGCACCGAACTGGCCGGAGTCCCGCAGGAAATCAAGCACATTCCCGCGGCGCGGCCCGCAGGTGACGACCCCGTCGCGATTGTGGGGATGGCGTGTCGTTTCCCGGGTGGGGTGGATTGCCCGGAGGCGTTATGGGAGATGCTGGTCGAGGGCCGTGACGTGGTGTCGGAGTTCCCGACCGACCGCGGGTGGGATCTGGCCGGGTTGTTCAACCCCGACCCCGATGTTCCGGGTGCCTGTTACACCCGCACTGGCGGATTCGTAGACGGTGTCGCCGATTTCGATCCCGGGTTCTTCGGGATCGGGCCGAGCGAGGCACTCGCGATGGATCCGCAGCAGCGGATGTTCCTCGAACTTGCGTGGGAGGCGTTGGAGCGGGCCGGGATTGATCCGATGTCGTTGCGGGGCAGCGCCACCGGGGTATTCGCCGGGATCATGACCCAGGGCTACGGCATGTTCGCCGCCGAGCCGGTGGAGGGGTTCCGGCTGACCGGACAGCTCTCCAGCGTGGCCTCGGGCCGGGTGGCGTATGTGCTGGGGTTGGAGGGCCCGGCGGTGTCGGTGGATACCGCGTGTTCCTCGTCGCTGGTGGCGCTGCATATGGCGGTGGCCTCGCTGCGTTCGGGTGAATGCGACCTGGCCCTGGCCGGGGGAGTCACCGTCAACGCCACACCCGACATCTTCGTCGAGTTCAGCCGCTGGCGCGGGCTGTCCCCTGATGGGCGCTGCAAGGCGTTCGCCGGGGCAGCCGACGGCACCGGGTTCTCCGAGGGTGGGGGGATGGTGGTGGTGGAGCGGCTTTCGGATGCGCAGCGGTTGGGGCATCCGGTGTTGGCGGTGGTGCGTGGTTCGGCGGTCAATCAGGATGGGGCTTCCAACGGGTTGACGGCTCCCAATGGGCCGTCGCAGCAGCGGGTAGTGCGTGCGGCGTTGGCCAATGCGGGGTTGAGCCCGGCGGAGGTGGATGTGGTGGAGGGTCATGGCACCGGCACCACGTTGGGGGATCCGATTGAGGCGCAGGCGTTGTTGGCCACCTATGGGCAAAATCGTTCGCAGCCGCTGTGGTTGGGTTCGATTAAGTCGAATATGGGTCATACCCAGGCGGCGGCCGGGGTGGCGGGTGTGATCAAGATGGTGTTGGCGTTGCGCCACGAGTGGTTGCCGGCGACGTTGCATGTGGATAGGCCCAGTCCGCATGTGGATTGGTCGGCGGGTCAGGTGGCGTTGTTGACCGAGGGCCGGCCGTGGCCGGCGGCGGGGCGGGTGCGCCGGGCGGGGGTGTCCTCGTTTGGGATTTCGGGCACGAATGCGCATGTGATTCTTGAGGCTGCCCGCCGCAGCCGCCGCGGCCCGAGTCGGCCACGCGTCCGCCGGTGTTGGCGTGGGTGGTGTCGGCGAAAACCGCGTCGGGTTGGGGCGCAGGCGGCCCGGCTGCGTGAGTTTGTGGGTGCGCGCCCGGGGCTGGATGCGCTGGATGTGGGCTGGTCGTTGGCGGGCCGCTCGGTGTTTGAGCATCGGGCGGTGGTGCTGGGGGCCGATCGTGAGCAGCTGCTGGCCGGGCTTTCCCAGCTGGCCGAGGGCATCCCCGGCGCCGGTGTCATCAGCGGCAGCGCCGCCCCCAGCGGCAAAACCGTGTTCATCTTCCCCGGCCAAGGCTCCCAATGGCTCGGCATGGGAAAGGGCCTGCATGCCGCATACCCGGTTTTCGCCGAGGCGTTCGACACCGTCGTAGCCGAGCTGGACCGGCACCTGTTACGTCCACTGCGTGAGGTGATGTGGGGCACAGACGAAAATCTTCTGAACACAACAGAGTTCGCCCAGCCCGCGCTGTTCGCAGTGGAAGTGGCGTTGTTCCGGTTGCTTGACTCCTGGGGAATCCGGCCCGATTTCGTGATGGGCCATTCGGTCGGTGAACTCACCGCAGCGCACGTCGCTGGTGTCCTCTCACTGGAGAACGCGGCGGTATTGGTGGCTGCGCGGGGGCGGTTCATGCAATCCTTGACCGCTGGCGGCGCCATGGTCGCCGTGCAGGCCACCGAAGAGGAAGTGCAGCCGCTGCTGGGCGCCGATGCCGGTATCGCCGCGATCAACGGTCCGGCGTCGGTGGTGATCTCCGGAGCTGAGGCCGCGGTGAGCGCCGTCGCCGAGCAGCTGCGCGGCCAGGGCCGCAAGGTTCACAGATTGGCTGTCTCGCACGCGTTCCACTCCCCGCTGATGGAACCCATGGTCGACGAATTCGGCGCTGTTGCCGCGGAACTCGCCGTCGGACAGCCCGTCATTCCGATCATCTCCAACATCACCGGTGAATCGGCAGCACACGACTTCGCTTCGGCCGACTACTGGAAACGTCACATCCGTCAGCCGGTACGCTTCGCCGACAGCATCCGCTTCGCCCACTCAGCCGGGGTGACGCGTTTCCTCGAAGTCGGGCCGACGGGCGGTTTGACAGCAGCCGTCGCGGAATCGCTGCCGGACGCTGACCCGCTGCTGGTGTCGACGCTGCGCAAAGACCGCCCCGAGCCCGACACGCTGGCGAACGCCGCTGCGGGGGTGTTTGTGTCGGGTGTGGGGGTGGATTGGCGGGTTGTGTTGGCGGGTGGGGGTTTTGTGGAGTTGCCGACGTATGCGTTTGAGCGGCGGCGGTTTTGGCTTGCTGGTGATGGTGCGTCGGTGGATGCGGCGGGGTTGGGTTTGCAGGCGGGGGCATCCGTTGGTGGGTGCGGTGGTGGAGTTGCCGGCGTCTGGGGGGGTGGTGTTGACGGGGCGGCTGTCGGTGGCGGTGCAGGGGTGGTTGGCAGATCATGCGGTGTCGGGGGTGGTGGTGTTTCCGGGTGCGGGGTTTGTGGAGTTGGTGATCCGCGCCGGTGA
- a CDS encoding polyketide synthase dehydratase domain-containing protein — protein sequence MLTGRLSVAVQGWLADHAVSGVVVFPGAGFVELVIRAGDEVGCGVVEELTLAAPLVVPASGSVAVQVVVGAAEESGRRGVWVYSRVDADGAWVSHAEGVLRPGVVEPVADLSVWPPVGAAPVDVGDGYAGLAARGYGYGAAFRGLTALWRRGDEVFAEVALPEAAGGVGGFGVHPVLVDAALHALLMAGAEGAEGAVLVPFCWQGVSLHAAGASAVRVRVAPAGPSAVSIELADGLGLPVLSVAAMRARPVSAQQLRAAVSGVGPDRLFELVWSAVSAAAGAGGAVL from the coding sequence GTGTTGACGGGGCGGCTGTCGGTGGCGGTGCAGGGGTGGTTGGCAGATCATGCGGTGTCGGGGGTGGTGGTGTTTCCGGGTGCGGGGTTTGTGGAGTTGGTGATCCGCGCCGGTGATGAGGTGGGTTGTGGGGTGGTTGAGGAGTTGACGTTGGCGGCGCCGTTGGTGGTGCCGGCGTCGGGGTCGGTGGCGGTGCAGGTGGTGGTGGGTGCTGCTGAGGAGTCGGGTCGGCGGGGGGTGTGGGTGTATTCGCGGGTTGATGCTGATGGGGCGTGGGTCAGTCATGCCGAGGGGGTGTTGCGGCCGGGGGTGGTGGAGCCGGTGGCGGATTTGTCGGTGTGGCCGCCGGTGGGTGCCGCCCCGGTGGATGTGGGTGATGGGTATGCGGGGTTGGCGGCGCGTGGGTATGGCTATGGTGCGGCGTTTCGGGGGTTGACTGCGCTGTGGCGTCGTGGTGATGAGGTGTTTGCTGAGGTGGCGTTGCCGGAGGCGGCGGGGGGTGTGGGTGGTTTTGGTGTGCACCCGGTGCTGGTGGATGCGGCGTTGCATGCGTTGTTGATGGCCGGTGCTGAGGGTGCCGAGGGTGCGGTGTTGGTGCCGTTTTGTTGGCAGGGGGTGTCGTTGCACGCTGCTGGTGCCAGTGCGGTGCGGGTGCGTGTCGCGCCGGCGGGTCCGTCGGCGGTGTCGATTGAGTTGGCTGATGGGTTGGGGTTGCCGGTGTTGTCGGTGGCGGCGATGCGGGCTCGCCCGGTCAGTGCGCAGCAGTTGCGGGCGGCGGTGTCGGGGGTTGGCCCGGATCGGTTATTTGAGCTGGTGTGGTCGGCGGTGTCTGCGGCGGCGGGTGCGGGGGGTGCAGTCTTATGA